From the genome of Geoglobus ahangari, one region includes:
- the rbcL gene encoding type III ribulose-bisphosphate carboxylase, whose protein sequence is MSEQFGEIYDYYVDKGYQPNFKRDIVAVFRITPAEGYTIEECAGAVAAESSTGTWTTLYPWYERERWEDLSAKAYEFSQSEDGSWIVKIAYPLHAFEEANLPALLASIAGNVFGMRRVAGLRLEDLYFPEKLIREFGGPSKGIDGVRKMLEIKDRPIYGVVPKPKVGYSAEEFERLAYDLLSSGADFVKDDENLASPWYNRFEERAETVSRIIERVESETGEKKTWFANITADVREMERRLEILAELGLKHAMVDVVITGWGALEYIRDLAEDYGLAIHGHRAMHAAFTRNRSHGISMFVLAKLYRLIGIDQLHVGTAGAGKLEGGKWEVVQNARILREKEYVPDEGDEIHLPQKFYGIKPAFPTSSGGLHPGNLPLVFEALGTDIVVQLGGGTVGHPDGPAAGAKAVRQAIDAIMSGVPLEEYAKSHRELARALEKWGTVTPI, encoded by the coding sequence ATGTCGGAGCAGTTTGGAGAGATTTACGACTACTACGTGGACAAGGGCTACCAGCCCAACTTCAAGAGGGACATCGTGGCTGTTTTCAGGATAACTCCCGCTGAGGGTTACACAATCGAGGAGTGTGCCGGGGCTGTAGCTGCTGAGAGCTCAACAGGCACGTGGACGACACTCTACCCATGGTACGAGAGGGAGAGGTGGGAGGATCTCTCAGCCAAGGCATACGAGTTCTCCCAGAGCGAGGATGGTTCCTGGATTGTGAAGATCGCCTACCCACTCCACGCGTTTGAGGAGGCTAACCTGCCGGCTCTGCTCGCGTCAATAGCCGGAAACGTCTTCGGGATGAGGAGGGTCGCTGGGCTCAGGCTCGAGGACCTCTACTTCCCGGAGAAGCTGATAAGGGAGTTCGGAGGGCCGTCAAAGGGAATAGACGGAGTAAGGAAGATGCTCGAAATAAAGGACAGGCCGATCTACGGTGTCGTGCCCAAACCCAAGGTTGGATACTCGGCCGAGGAGTTCGAGAGGCTCGCGTATGACTTGCTGTCGTCTGGAGCGGACTTCGTCAAGGACGATGAGAATCTGGCGAGCCCGTGGTACAATCGCTTTGAGGAGAGGGCTGAGACGGTCAGCAGGATAATAGAGAGGGTCGAGAGCGAGACGGGCGAGAAGAAGACCTGGTTTGCGAACATCACGGCTGACGTGAGAGAGATGGAGAGGAGGCTCGAGATTCTCGCGGAGCTCGGGCTCAAGCATGCGATGGTTGACGTCGTGATAACGGGATGGGGAGCACTCGAGTACATAAGGGATCTCGCAGAGGATTACGGGCTCGCAATTCACGGACACAGGGCAATGCACGCTGCGTTCACGAGGAACAGGAGCCACGGGATCAGCATGTTCGTCCTCGCCAAGCTCTACAGACTCATAGGGATAGACCAGCTCCACGTTGGCACGGCAGGAGCAGGAAAGCTGGAAGGCGGAAAGTGGGAGGTCGTGCAGAACGCGAGGATTCTGAGGGAGAAGGAGTACGTGCCAGATGAGGGAGATGAGATACACCTGCCCCAGAAGTTCTACGGGATAAAGCCCGCTTTCCCGACGAGCTCCGGTGGTCTGCACCCGGGAAACCTCCCGCTGGTCTTCGAGGCCCTCGGAACGGACATAGTGGTGCAGCTCGGAGGAGGGACCGTGGGTCACCCGGATGGCCCGGCAGCTGGAGCCAAGGCTGTCAGGCAGGCGATAGATGCAATAATGTCCGGAGTTCCGCTTGAAGAGTACGCCAAGTCCCACAGGGAGCTTGCGAGAGCCCTCGAGAAGTGGGGAACCGTTACGCCCATCTGA
- a CDS encoding TIGR00153 family protein, with product MKFVRSVTDVFGYSPFEDLHRHAELCGKAVEKLTEQFQACIDNDCERLKKLEKEIDSLEYQADIIKHEIRGHVTKSLLMPVDRHDLLHFLKMQDNIIDHCEHVAHMISYRPIKADQEIWDLIMELLPKIQETVNEYEKMVDHIKRLIASSFSKKEIVDALEHVPIVEELEHQCDKIQIKIHKRIFNSQPENPLDLVLLNEIVVKLGEIANSTARAADAFRSMILGR from the coding sequence ATGAAGTTCGTCAGGAGCGTTACGGACGTTTTCGGATACTCCCCCTTCGAGGATCTGCACAGGCACGCGGAGCTGTGCGGAAAGGCCGTTGAGAAGCTCACCGAGCAGTTTCAGGCGTGCATAGACAACGACTGCGAGAGGCTGAAGAAGCTGGAGAAGGAGATAGACTCGCTCGAGTATCAGGCTGACATAATCAAGCACGAGATTAGGGGACACGTCACCAAGTCCCTTCTGATGCCTGTTGACCGGCACGACCTCCTCCACTTCCTCAAGATGCAGGACAACATAATCGACCACTGCGAGCACGTGGCCCACATGATCTCCTACAGGCCCATAAAGGCGGATCAGGAGATATGGGACCTGATAATGGAGCTCCTCCCCAAGATTCAGGAGACCGTTAACGAGTACGAGAAGATGGTTGACCACATAAAGAGGCTGATTGCCTCCTCATTCTCCAAGAAGGAGATCGTGGATGCTCTCGAGCACGTTCCGATTGTCGAGGAGCTGGAGCACCAGTGCGACAAGATCCAGATAAAGATCCACAAGAGGATATTCAACTCCCAGCCCGAGAACCCGCTCGACCTCGTCCTGCTCAATGAGATCGTTGTCAAGCTGGGAGAGATCGCCAACAGCACCGCAAGGGCTGCCGACGCGTTCAGGTCGATGATTCTGGGGAGGTAG
- a CDS encoding inorganic phosphate transporter, whose amino-acid sequence MIEIFILFTIAVGLYMAWNIGANDAANSMATSYGSGALTLKQIIVIASVLEFAGAVLYGKRVTHTIAKGIVPIESLDPHLVALGALSAILGASLWITVATYYQLPVSTTHSIVGAMVGFGLAAVSQNYLSIGDIQWGVLYKIVLSWILSPIMGAILAFLIFTVIRYAILMRFEVSAVEHIFKYLQILTACYMAFAHGSNDVANATGPMAAAMGYIGAETPPWVLVIGGLGIAVGIATWGYRVIEMVGKRITELTPTRGFSAEFATATTVLFASSLGMPISTTHTLVGSVIGVGFAGGLASVDLSVVKRILASWLLTVPIAAGIAIVLYTLMVVFV is encoded by the coding sequence ATGATCGAGATATTCATCCTCTTCACGATCGCCGTTGGCCTCTACATGGCGTGGAACATCGGCGCGAATGATGCTGCAAACTCCATGGCCACATCCTACGGAAGTGGAGCCCTCACCCTCAAGCAGATAATCGTCATCGCCTCGGTTCTCGAGTTCGCCGGAGCGGTTCTCTACGGCAAAAGGGTCACACACACCATAGCGAAGGGGATCGTCCCGATAGAGTCCCTCGACCCCCACCTGGTCGCCCTTGGAGCACTTTCAGCTATTCTCGGGGCAAGCCTCTGGATAACCGTCGCGACATACTACCAGCTTCCCGTCTCGACGACCCACTCCATCGTCGGCGCAATGGTGGGCTTTGGACTCGCGGCAGTGAGCCAGAACTACCTCTCCATCGGAGACATACAGTGGGGTGTGCTCTACAAGATCGTGCTGAGCTGGATCCTCTCCCCGATAATGGGGGCTATTCTGGCGTTCCTGATTTTCACGGTTATCAGGTACGCGATACTCATGAGGTTTGAGGTCTCTGCTGTAGAGCACATCTTCAAATACCTGCAGATCCTCACCGCATGCTACATGGCCTTTGCCCACGGAAGCAACGACGTCGCAAACGCTACAGGTCCAATGGCCGCTGCAATGGGGTACATAGGGGCAGAGACCCCTCCGTGGGTGCTCGTCATAGGCGGTCTTGGAATCGCGGTTGGTATAGCGACGTGGGGGTACAGGGTCATAGAGATGGTCGGAAAGCGCATCACGGAGCTAACACCAACAAGGGGCTTTTCTGCAGAGTTCGCAACCGCAACGACCGTTCTGTTCGCCTCCTCGCTCGGAATGCCCATATCCACCACCCACACGCTCGTTGGCAGCGTCATAGGAGTGGGATTTGCTGGAGGTCTTGCGAGCGTTGACCTGTCTGTGGTGAAAAGGATTTTAGCCTCCTGGCTGCTAACAGTACCGATAGCAGCGGGGATAGCGATAGTGCTCTACACCCTGATGGTGGTGTTCGTATGA
- a CDS encoding acyl-CoA thioesterase produces the protein MRLEIEIWFGDVDAFGHVNNVKYARFLETARAKFFLEKFGKLEPTFVIRRLEMDFLVPMFLGETAVVEMWVGNIGNTSWEFLYRITDKASGREVVRARSVQVWVDLRTNTKMPIPEDVRKVLEAERRDEE, from the coding sequence ATGAGGCTGGAGATAGAGATCTGGTTTGGGGATGTCGATGCCTTCGGCCACGTGAACAACGTGAAGTACGCGAGGTTTCTTGAAACCGCAAGAGCGAAGTTCTTCCTCGAGAAGTTCGGGAAGCTCGAGCCGACCTTCGTGATCAGGCGCCTTGAGATGGACTTCCTCGTCCCGATGTTCCTCGGAGAGACTGCGGTTGTTGAGATGTGGGTCGGAAACATAGGAAACACGAGCTGGGAGTTCCTGTACAGGATCACCGACAAGGCAAGCGGGAGAGAGGTCGTGAGGGCGAGGAGCGTTCAGGTGTGGGTTGATCTCAGGACCAACACGAAGATGCCGATTCCCGAGGACGTGAGGAAGGTGCTCGAGGCGGAGAGGAGGGATGAGGAATGA
- a CDS encoding cofactor-independent phosphoglycerate mutase translates to MKYLILIPDGLADWEVESLGNRTPLDYADPENMNYLAREGVCGVAKTIPDGFEPGSDIANMTILGVDPRKYYTGRGPIEAVAMGVEGEIFFRCNLVYVERGVMVDYSGNRIGDSEAKRAFEVLNSACNYDFVSFHHGVSFRGILALHKDFDEIPKTYPPHDIMGERYEKYLPSNGPLAKLLNELMEWSVEVLAEIESRANMIWPWSGGKKPEFPKFSKKYGLRGAMISEVDLLKGVGKAMGMDVIDVPGVTAYVDTNYRGLARATLRALKSHGAVVLHTEGIDEVGHEGEVEKKVEAILMYDEKIVGYLLDRLDLDETKIMLIPDHPTPVKLRTHVAEEVPFVIKDGKKDDVSRFTEKECRRGKLGRVDGLRLMEILMSI, encoded by the coding sequence ATGAAGTACCTCATCCTCATCCCCGACGGGCTTGCAGACTGGGAGGTGGAGAGCCTCGGGAACAGGACGCCATTGGACTACGCGGATCCTGAAAACATGAACTACCTCGCAAGAGAGGGAGTTTGTGGTGTGGCGAAAACCATTCCGGACGGCTTCGAGCCGGGGAGCGACATAGCCAACATGACGATCCTCGGGGTTGATCCGAGGAAGTACTACACCGGCAGGGGGCCGATAGAGGCAGTGGCGATGGGCGTTGAGGGCGAGATCTTCTTCAGGTGCAATTTAGTTTACGTGGAAAGGGGAGTGATGGTGGACTACAGCGGGAACAGGATTGGCGACAGCGAAGCGAAGAGGGCTTTCGAGGTCCTCAACAGTGCCTGCAATTACGACTTCGTCAGCTTCCATCACGGCGTGAGCTTCAGGGGAATACTCGCGCTTCACAAAGATTTCGACGAGATTCCGAAAACCTACCCTCCCCACGACATCATGGGGGAGAGGTACGAGAAGTACCTTCCCTCGAACGGTCCTTTGGCCAAGCTGCTCAACGAGCTGATGGAGTGGAGCGTTGAGGTGCTTGCAGAAATTGAGAGCAGGGCGAACATGATATGGCCGTGGAGCGGCGGGAAGAAGCCGGAGTTTCCCAAGTTTTCAAAGAAGTACGGCCTGAGGGGGGCGATGATCAGCGAGGTTGATCTGCTCAAAGGCGTGGGGAAGGCGATGGGCATGGACGTTATAGACGTGCCGGGAGTCACTGCGTACGTGGACACCAATTATCGAGGACTGGCGAGAGCGACGCTCAGAGCCCTGAAAAGCCATGGCGCTGTCGTGCTTCACACAGAAGGCATAGACGAGGTCGGGCATGAGGGTGAGGTGGAGAAGAAGGTTGAAGCGATCCTGATGTACGACGAGAAGATTGTTGGCTACCTGCTGGACAGGCTGGATTTGGACGAGACCAAGATCATGCTCATCCCAGATCACCCAACGCCGGTGAAGCTGAGGACACATGTGGCTGAGGAAGTGCCGTTCGTGATCAAGGATGGGAAAAAAGACGACGTCAGCAGGTTCACGGAGAAGGAGTGCAGAAGGGGGAAGCTGGGGAGGGTCGACGGGCTGAGGCTGATGGAGATTCTGATGAGCATCTGA
- the eif5A gene encoding translation initiation factor IF-5A codes for MRQQVEVRQLREGGYVIIDDEPCEILSISVSKPGKHGAAKARIDAIGIFDKQKRSIVQPVTAKIYVPIVERKRAQVISVTGNVAQLMDLETYETFEIEFGDEVADKVQPGNELVYIESLGKRKIAEK; via the coding sequence ATGAGGCAGCAGGTTGAAGTGAGGCAGCTGAGAGAGGGAGGATACGTTATAATTGACGACGAGCCGTGCGAGATTCTGAGCATCTCTGTCAGCAAGCCGGGAAAGCACGGGGCTGCGAAGGCGAGAATTGACGCCATAGGAATCTTCGACAAGCAGAAGAGGAGCATCGTCCAGCCCGTAACCGCGAAGATATACGTGCCCATAGTCGAGAGGAAGAGGGCGCAGGTGATCAGCGTAACCGGCAACGTTGCGCAGCTCATGGATCTCGAAACGTACGAGACGTTTGAGATTGAGTTTGGAGATGAGGTGGCTGACAAGGTTCAGCCCGGTAACGAGCTCGTTTACATCGAATCTCTCGGCAAGAGGAAGATCGCGGAGAAGTAA
- a CDS encoding beta-propeller domain-containing protein produces the protein MKKIVLILSLIAVMVAAGCIDSENQVKPTPTPAETPTPLPEKSPEVVGENVSGLSNLARFKSEEELREYLAMREVFYGYPMFGIAVQKGMPETAEMPLPAPTPTPTPIPTPTLVGDRGIVEKAAERYSETNVQVKGIDEPDIVKTDGKNIYYSIGMARIYMPRVIMPEYYGKILSVLAFPPDNMSVSFEIPKDGNLLLYKDRLVVLRYNEISGYDKENGKNMWRIDVDGNIVTARLYGDYIFVITRSYLDYYDPCPIEPVRVNGEALEVKCTDIYFPRGISSEVLYTVMKVNPESGEIEKTFSFMGSYGSTVYMSENAIYIAYTKRMGEDEIYFKFLQENRDLLPDDVLSRIEKVMGYDISNQAKFIEIQTLISKYLLTLDKEERLKFENDFWNRMQDFRKEHKREIQRTYIVKVSLNLEPLADGEVPGRLLNQFSMDEYRGYLRLATTFGDENDLYVLDEDLKVVGKITGFGEDERIYAVRFIGDRGYIVTFRETDPFFVIDLSNPRKPEIKGELKIPGFSSYLHPVEDHLILGVGREGSYVKLSLFDVSDAANPKEVSKYTLKEYWSEVLYNHHAFLMDSKHGIFFLPAGNHGYVFSYKDGLKLVKAIDVPAVRAIYIDDFLYILGDSIAVYDENTWERVAELKFE, from the coding sequence ATGAAAAAAATCGTGCTGATTCTGAGTTTGATCGCAGTCATGGTGGCGGCGGGATGCATCGATTCGGAGAATCAGGTGAAGCCCACACCAACCCCCGCAGAAACCCCTACACCCCTTCCGGAGAAAAGCCCTGAGGTCGTGGGGGAGAACGTCTCCGGCCTGAGCAACCTCGCCCGCTTCAAGTCGGAGGAGGAGCTTAGGGAATACCTTGCGATGAGGGAGGTTTTCTACGGTTATCCGATGTTCGGCATCGCGGTGCAGAAGGGGATGCCAGAGACTGCGGAGATGCCGCTGCCGGCTCCAACACCCACCCCAACCCCCATACCAACGCCAACGCTGGTAGGAGATCGCGGTATCGTGGAGAAAGCTGCGGAGAGGTATTCCGAGACGAATGTGCAGGTTAAGGGCATAGACGAGCCGGACATAGTCAAGACGGACGGAAAGAACATCTACTACTCAATCGGCATGGCCAGAATCTACATGCCGCGGGTTATAATGCCCGAGTACTACGGGAAGATCCTCTCCGTCCTTGCATTCCCGCCAGACAACATGAGTGTCAGCTTCGAGATACCGAAGGACGGGAACCTGCTCCTCTACAAGGACAGGCTGGTGGTGCTGAGGTACAACGAGATCTCCGGCTACGACAAGGAGAACGGGAAGAACATGTGGAGGATTGATGTCGACGGCAACATTGTGACGGCAAGGCTCTACGGGGATTACATCTTCGTCATCACGAGGAGCTACCTCGACTACTACGACCCCTGCCCGATAGAGCCCGTTAGGGTTAACGGGGAGGCTCTGGAGGTCAAGTGCACGGACATCTACTTCCCGAGGGGCATAAGCTCTGAAGTGCTCTACACGGTGATGAAGGTCAACCCGGAGAGCGGGGAGATCGAGAAGACGTTCAGCTTCATGGGCAGCTACGGTTCGACGGTTTACATGTCGGAGAACGCCATCTACATCGCCTACACCAAGAGGATGGGCGAGGACGAGATCTACTTCAAATTCCTGCAGGAGAACAGAGACCTTCTTCCAGATGACGTGCTGAGCAGGATAGAGAAGGTAATGGGTTACGACATAAGCAATCAGGCCAAGTTCATCGAGATCCAGACCCTGATCTCAAAATACCTGCTCACCCTCGATAAGGAGGAGAGGCTGAAGTTCGAGAACGACTTCTGGAACAGGATGCAGGACTTCAGGAAGGAGCACAAGAGGGAGATTCAGAGGACGTACATCGTCAAGGTCAGCCTGAACCTCGAGCCCCTCGCAGATGGAGAGGTGCCGGGAAGGCTGCTCAACCAGTTCTCGATGGATGAATATAGGGGCTACCTCAGGCTTGCCACGACCTTCGGTGATGAGAACGATCTTTACGTGCTCGACGAAGATCTGAAGGTTGTTGGGAAGATTACAGGCTTTGGCGAGGACGAGAGGATTTACGCGGTCAGGTTCATAGGGGACAGGGGCTACATAGTCACGTTCCGCGAGACAGACCCCTTCTTCGTCATCGACCTGAGCAATCCGAGAAAGCCGGAGATAAAGGGCGAGCTGAAGATACCCGGCTTTTCTTCATACCTGCATCCAGTTGAGGATCACTTAATCCTCGGAGTGGGGAGAGAGGGAAGCTACGTCAAGCTCTCGCTCTTTGACGTGAGTGACGCGGCAAACCCGAAGGAGGTCAGCAAGTACACGCTGAAGGAGTACTGGAGCGAGGTGCTGTACAACCACCACGCCTTCCTGATGGACAGCAAGCACGGGATATTCTTCCTGCCGGCCGGAAACCATGGTTACGTGTTCAGCTACAAGGACGGCCTGAAGCTCGTGAAGGCGATAGACGTGCCTGCGGTCAGGGCAATCTACATAGACGACTTCCTCTACATCCTCGGAGACTCGATCGCAGTTTACGACGAGAACACGTGGGAGAGGGTTGCGGAGCTCAAGTTCGAGTGA